One genomic window of Caldivirga maquilingensis IC-167 includes the following:
- a CDS encoding pyruvate flavodoxin/ferredoxin oxidoreductase, producing MTQVLERPRERGIVVEKKGLTTNYAVAQAVKDVDVDVVAAYPITPQTTIIEKLAEYVANGELDAEFIPVESEHSALSAAVGASAAGARVFTATSAQGLELMHEILHIASGLRLPIVMAVPGRALSAPISIHGDYQDLMNIRDTGWIIYIASTAQEAYDTVIEAFRVAEDPRVQLPVIVSYDGFLMSHTTEPVDVYDPKVVREFTPRRRNTRPILNPENPVTIGALATPDWYYEIKYQTINALKSSRGVIDEVDSEFNEKFGRSYKPVEGFMIDDADYVLVTYGGAATWNALEAAKEARDRGLKAGVLRIRLFRPFPANDLVKVLSNAKAIAVIDRAVAPGSPIEGPVFKDVYISLHMAGVDKPMLSVIHGLSQRTMYIRDFYELYYRLKDIAKNGKSPQESLFMGLR from the coding sequence ATGACACAGGTACTTGAGAGGCCGAGGGAGAGGGGTATTGTTGTTGAGAAGAAGGGTTTAACGACAAACTACGCTGTTGCTCAGGCAGTTAAGGATGTTGACGTTGATGTTGTTGCAGCATACCCAATAACACCTCAAACAACTATAATTGAGAAATTAGCCGAATACGTGGCTAATGGGGAACTTGACGCTGAATTCATACCCGTTGAGTCAGAGCACAGTGCCTTATCAGCAGCAGTGGGTGCATCAGCAGCCGGCGCCAGGGTTTTCACAGCAACGTCTGCTCAAGGTCTTGAGTTAATGCATGAGATACTTCACATAGCCTCAGGCCTAAGATTACCCATAGTTATGGCGGTGCCCGGTAGGGCCTTATCAGCCCCAATAAGCATACATGGTGATTACCAGGACTTAATGAATATTAGGGACACTGGGTGGATCATCTACATAGCGTCCACTGCCCAGGAGGCTTACGATACTGTTATTGAGGCCTTCAGGGTTGCTGAGGATCCCAGGGTTCAATTACCGGTTATAGTATCCTACGATGGGTTCCTAATGAGCCATACCACAGAGCCTGTTGATGTATATGACCCTAAGGTTGTGCGTGAGTTCACGCCAAGGAGACGCAACACTAGGCCTATTCTTAACCCTGAGAACCCAGTAACAATAGGGGCCTTAGCAACCCCTGACTGGTATTATGAGATAAAGTACCAGACTATTAATGCGCTTAAGTCATCTAGGGGTGTAATTGATGAAGTGGATTCTGAATTCAATGAGAAGTTCGGTAGATCATATAAGCCTGTGGAGGGCTTTATGATTGATGACGCTGACTACGTCCTAGTCACATACGGTGGTGCAGCAACCTGGAACGCCCTTGAGGCTGCTAAGGAGGCTAGGGATAGGGGGCTTAAGGCTGGTGTACTTAGGATTAGGCTCTTCAGGCCCTTCCCAGCAAACGACCTGGTTAAGGTTCTCTCCAACGCTAAGGCAATAGCCGTTATTGATAGGGCTGTGGCACCGGGTTCACCCATAGAGGGACCGGTCTTTAAGGACGTCTACATATCTCTACACATGGCTGGAGTCGATAAGCCGATGCTCTCAGTAATACATGGTCTCTCACAGCGTACAATGTACATAAGGGACTTCTATGAATTATACTATAGGCTTAAGGATATTGCTAAAAACGGTAAGTCACCGCAGGAGTCATTATTCATGGGGTTGAGGTGA
- a CDS encoding 4Fe-4S binding protein, with the protein MSELKSWTQIPIGGYITEPKNSMNNKTGSWRTQRPVIDQDACTRCRICWLYCPEPAILELDKPYVAKNGRKYSITFEVNYDYCKGCGICANECPVKAIKMVPEVVQQ; encoded by the coding sequence ATGAGTGAACTCAAGTCCTGGACTCAAATACCCATAGGGGGTTACATAACTGAACCAAAGAACTCCATGAACAATAAAACTGGTTCATGGAGAACCCAGAGACCAGTAATAGACCAGGATGCATGCACTAGATGCCGCATATGCTGGCTCTACTGCCCTGAACCAGCAATACTTGAGCTTGATAAGCCCTATGTGGCTAAGAATGGGAGGAAGTACAGCATCACGTTTGAGGTTAATTACGATTACTGCAAGGGCTGTGGAATATGTGCAAACGAATGCCCAGTTAAGGCAATAAAGATGGTGCCTGAGGTGGTTCAGCAATGA
- a CDS encoding 2-oxoacid:acceptor oxidoreductase family protein, whose amino-acid sequence MEGLSRIDITFYGRGGQGAVTAAQVLAEAAIHSGLFASAFPEYGAERRGAPVRAYVRVANQYLGIREPIEKPDVSVVFDTRLIDVFNITKITKPNGTIVINSSEDYAKQMLSQFNGKVVYVDAYGISMKYLGKAIVNTPMLGALLRVIGMINIEVVKELIRNTFRGRIGQLNAEAIDEAYKLARVIP is encoded by the coding sequence ATGGAGGGTTTAAGCCGCATAGACATAACGTTCTACGGTAGAGGAGGACAAGGTGCAGTCACTGCGGCGCAGGTTTTAGCTGAGGCTGCAATACACAGTGGCTTATTTGCATCAGCGTTCCCTGAGTATGGGGCTGAACGTAGGGGTGCCCCAGTTAGGGCTTACGTGAGGGTTGCTAACCAGTACCTTGGTATTAGGGAACCCATAGAGAAGCCTGATGTATCAGTGGTTTTCGATACGAGGCTTATTGATGTATTTAACATAACTAAGATAACTAAACCAAATGGTACAATAGTGATAAATTCCAGTGAGGATTACGCTAAACAGATGCTTAGCCAATTTAACGGTAAGGTGGTTTACGTGGATGCATACGGCATATCCATGAAGTACCTTGGTAAGGCCATAGTAAACACACCAATGCTCGGCGCATTATTGAGGGTGATAGGGATGATTAATATTGAGGTGGTTAAGGAGTTAATTAGAAACACTTTCAGGGGGAGGATTGGTCAATTAAACGCTGAGGCAATTGATGAGGCGTATAAGTTGGCTAGGGTGATACCATGA
- a CDS encoding RtcB family protein, translating into MVPPLRKIDRLIWEIPKTYKPCMKVPARIFADESLIEKMKTDSTLEQAANVACLPGVYKYSIALPDAHQGYGFPVGGVAAVDSNQGTISPGGIGYDINCGVRVLRTDLTENEVRPRLRELVNTIFELAPAGVGETGKLHLPVSELNKVLDEGVDWAIRNGYGWTDDKEYIEQNGSWDFADSSKVSQRAKERGKDEIGTIGSGNHFIEIQVVDKIFNPDVAKVFGIEKEGQVLVMIHSGSRGLGHQVATDYIKVAESKMRQWGLYLPDRELAALPLTAREAQDYLHAMAAAANYAWTNRHLLMHWVRESFKRVFGRDPDKLGMRIIYDVAHNIAKFEEHVVDDEGHRAKVWVHRKGATRAFPAGREEIPKVYRGIGQPVLIPGSMGTGSYILVGFEKSMQLTFGTAPHGAGRQMSRSAAVRSLPPSKVKAALESRGIIIRSAESEIISEEAPEAYKNVDVVAEVSDALGLAKKVVRMRPIGVVKG; encoded by the coding sequence ATGGTTCCACCTTTAAGAAAAATAGATAGGCTCATTTGGGAAATACCTAAGACGTATAAACCATGCATGAAGGTTCCAGCTAGGATATTTGCTGATGAGTCATTAATAGAGAAAATGAAGACTGATTCAACACTTGAGCAGGCAGCTAACGTGGCTTGCTTACCTGGGGTATATAAGTATAGTATAGCATTACCCGACGCGCACCAGGGCTACGGCTTCCCAGTGGGTGGTGTGGCTGCTGTGGATTCGAATCAAGGTACAATAAGCCCAGGGGGAATAGGTTATGATATTAATTGCGGTGTTAGGGTGCTTAGGACTGATTTAACTGAGAATGAGGTGAGGCCTAGGTTGAGGGAACTTGTGAACACAATCTTTGAACTGGCACCGGCTGGTGTTGGTGAGACCGGTAAACTGCACTTACCTGTATCTGAGCTTAATAAGGTGCTTGATGAGGGTGTGGACTGGGCTATTAGGAATGGTTACGGTTGGACTGATGATAAGGAGTACATTGAGCAGAACGGTAGTTGGGACTTCGCGGATTCAAGTAAGGTTAGCCAGAGGGCTAAGGAGAGGGGGAAGGACGAGATTGGAACCATTGGGTCAGGTAACCACTTCATTGAGATTCAGGTGGTTGATAAGATATTTAACCCTGATGTGGCCAAGGTCTTCGGCATAGAGAAGGAGGGGCAGGTACTAGTCATGATTCACTCAGGTTCAAGGGGATTAGGACACCAGGTGGCTACGGATTACATTAAGGTTGCTGAAAGCAAAATGAGACAATGGGGCCTCTACCTACCTGATAGGGAATTAGCAGCCTTACCGTTAACGGCAAGGGAGGCGCAGGACTACTTACACGCAATGGCTGCCGCAGCCAACTACGCATGGACTAATAGACATTTATTAATGCATTGGGTTAGGGAGTCCTTTAAGAGGGTTTTCGGAAGGGACCCTGATAAATTAGGCATGAGGATAATCTATGATGTTGCTCATAATATAGCTAAGTTTGAGGAGCATGTAGTGGATGATGAGGGTCATAGGGCTAAGGTTTGGGTGCATAGGAAGGGGGCTACTAGAGCCTTCCCAGCGGGTAGGGAGGAGATACCTAAGGTGTATAGGGGGATCGGGCAACCAGTCCTAATACCTGGAAGCATGGGTACGGGCTCATATATTCTCGTCGGCTTTGAGAAATCAATGCAGTTAACCTTCGGTACAGCCCCACATGGGGCTGGTAGACAGATGAGCAGATCAGCGGCCGTTAGAAGTCTACCACCAAGTAAGGTTAAGGCGGCTTTGGAGTCAAGGGGAATTATTATTAGGAGCGCTGAATCAGAGATAATAAGTGAGGAGGCCCCCGAGGCCTATAAGAATGTCGATGTTGTGGCTGAGGTTTCTGATGCATTAGGCTTAGCTAAGAAGGTTGTTAGAATGAGGCCAATAGGGGTTGTTAAGGGTTGA
- a CDS encoding aconitase X swivel domain-containing protein: MRQVRALKGNTVHGNGVVSGELIAINTPISFLGDVDGARGIVKVKGMEINIAGKILALPYSTGSTVGPYVMYKLAKYGKAPLAILTIKPDTLVLVGSIMANIPLVINIPEEILNYSGCVIEVNLNESTVLIPDECKVSNATA; encoded by the coding sequence ATGAGGCAGGTGCGTGCGCTTAAGGGTAATACCGTCCACGGTAATGGTGTTGTATCAGGGGAGTTAATTGCCATTAATACACCAATATCATTCCTAGGTGATGTTGATGGTGCCAGGGGTATTGTTAAGGTTAAGGGGATGGAAATCAATATAGCTGGTAAGATCCTTGCATTACCATACTCCACCGGTTCAACGGTGGGTCCATACGTAATGTATAAGTTAGCTAAGTACGGTAAGGCGCCATTAGCCATACTCACCATTAAGCCTGACACATTAGTACTGGTTGGGTCAATTATGGCTAACATACCCTTAGTAATTAATATTCCTGAGGAAATACTTAACTACAGTGGATGCGTAATTGAGGTGAACCTAAATGAGTCAACAGTACTCATCCCAGATGAGTGCAAGGTTAGCAATGCTACTGCTTAG
- a CDS encoding HesA/MoeB/ThiF family protein, which translates to MISSDRYIRQLPLLGIEGQRRLSNSSALVVGLGGLGSLASMYLAGAGVGRLILVDFDTVSISDLHRQLLYTTRDIGKSKVEVAERRLREINPEVKIEAHQTVLTKNEEAEELVASVDVIVLAVDNMKTRVDVDELAAKYSKPIVNGGVDGWFGLVTTVVPGKTPRLAEILNIRGLNPVSCVEGLCNAVIGPTVGVVASWQALDALRILAGLEPTLAGKLLVIDSSKGMIEIIPISSP; encoded by the coding sequence ATGATTAGTAGTGATAGGTATATTAGGCAGTTACCCTTACTGGGCATTGAGGGTCAAAGGAGACTCAGTAATAGTAGTGCATTAGTGGTGGGGTTAGGTGGATTAGGTTCATTAGCATCAATGTACCTGGCTGGTGCAGGGGTTGGTAGGCTTATTCTCGTTGATTTCGACACAGTCAGTATAAGTGACCTACATAGGCAACTCCTATACACTACTAGGGATATTGGTAAGAGCAAGGTTGAGGTGGCTGAGAGGAGGCTGAGGGAAATTAACCCAGAGGTTAAAATTGAGGCTCATCAAACGGTGTTAACGAAGAATGAGGAGGCTGAGGAATTAGTAGCCTCAGTGGACGTTATAGTATTGGCTGTTGATAATATGAAGACTAGGGTTGATGTTGATGAATTAGCCGCTAAGTACAGTAAACCAATAGTTAATGGTGGTGTTGATGGGTGGTTTGGATTAGTAACCACGGTGGTGCCCGGTAAGACACCGCGGCTAGCTGAAATACTGAACATAAGAGGCCTAAACCCAGTATCATGTGTAGAAGGCTTATGTAACGCAGTAATAGGCCCAACAGTAGGTGTAGTTGCATCCTGGCAGGCATTGGATGCGTTAAGAATACTTGCTGGATTAGAGCCAACGCTGGCCGGTAAGCTACTTGTAATAGATTCAAGTAAGGGAATGATTGAAATCATACCCATCTCCAGTCCTTAG
- a CDS encoding mechanosensitive ion channel family protein, whose protein sequence is MKASGNQVRQGPPLSSVLSKIVKSWIPIIIAGIVVYIIYHLTIYTFNVSPRLAYLRNYEYLIRLSLVLIIGSVLILTTGREITKALYPYDPHTATVLKFTLQFLIALAVIVFVTASIVQYSPAAAALSGTVIGLVLGLAFQQTLNDIISGFVLLVSKPFKPGERITFLTWRYGLLRAMYPTEGTPNGFTGTIIDMGLMYTTIVLDNGEVAKVPNSVLKDSMIISKSDAKYHAVRVRLDLPVKISVSEFENALRELLIDDGVKDVKVLAEETWQQLETYQVAVVAYGDSRMSMEELKSLVLKRAIEVRSKLSQQRSN, encoded by the coding sequence ATGAAAGCTAGTGGTAATCAAGTGAGGCAGGGGCCGCCTTTATCATCAGTGTTAAGTAAAATAGTTAAGAGCTGGATTCCAATAATAATAGCAGGCATTGTGGTTTACATAATCTATCACTTAACCATCTACACGTTTAATGTTTCCCCGCGGTTAGCCTACTTAAGGAATTATGAGTACTTGATTAGGCTTTCACTGGTGTTAATAATAGGTTCAGTGTTAATACTCACGACCGGTAGGGAGATAACTAAGGCTCTTTACCCGTATGATCCACATACAGCCACTGTCCTTAAGTTCACGCTTCAATTCCTAATAGCGCTAGCCGTTATAGTATTCGTAACCGCAAGCATAGTTCAATATAGCCCAGCCGCCGCAGCCCTAAGCGGTACAGTAATAGGCCTAGTGCTTGGTCTAGCCTTCCAACAAACCCTTAACGACATAATATCAGGCTTCGTACTGCTTGTATCTAAACCCTTTAAACCAGGGGAGAGGATAACTTTCTTAACTTGGCGTTACGGATTACTTAGAGCCATGTACCCCACAGAGGGTACTCCAAATGGTTTTACCGGAACCATAATTGACATGGGGTTAATGTACACGACTATTGTACTTGATAACGGTGAAGTGGCTAAGGTACCTAATTCTGTTCTTAAGGACTCAATGATAATTAGTAAAAGTGATGCCAAGTACCATGCAGTTAGGGTTAGGCTTGATTTACCTGTTAAAATATCTGTAAGTGAATTCGAGAACGCCTTGAGGGAATTACTGATTGATGATGGTGTTAAGGACGTTAAGGTGTTGGCTGAGGAGACTTGGCAGCAGCTTGAAACATATCAAGTAGCCGTAGTGGCTTATGGTGATTCCAGGATGAGTATGGAGGAGTTGAAGAGCCTAGTGTTAAAGAGGGCTATTGAGGTTAGGAGTAAATTAAGCCAACAACGATCAAACTAA
- a CDS encoding succinate dehydrogenase/fumarate reductase flavoprotein subunit: protein MVEVLKYDIVILGSGLAGLRAAFEAARVSNGKLRIAVISKVQAMRSHSVSAEGGASAVLYPKDNGDNIDLHAYDTVKGSDFLADQDAVEVLVREAPKEIIFMDHLGVPWSRDAQGRILQRPFGGMTIPRTTFAQDKSGFFLLSTLYDNTLRFKNVEMFHEHFATSMIMQNGVFKGFTVIDLKTGEFKVFLAKVGIIATGGNGRVYGFTTMAHSSTGDGYSLAYRAGIPLKDFEFPQFHPTALVPNGILITEGARGEGGYLINKEGERFMKRYAPSRMELAPRDIVSRAIVTECMEGRGFIDEETGLCYVLLDLRHLGEERIESRLPMIREIAMKTLGIDPVNEPIPVRPAMHYMMGGIHADINGQVMLDETTTRVPNLWTAGEAASISVHGANRLGSNSLSECLVWGRITGALAAQYALNASEPEFDGSIKDLASREESRIFDKLIHKEVGGENPYEIKAEMNSTMDNNVYVFRDKSTLEEAYTSIKRLRERFTKVRLEDDGRIYNQNLKDILELDFLLEQAELITIAALNRTESRGAHYRLDYPKRDDANWLKHTLLFYTAGDKPRISYSPVKITRWKPEERKY, encoded by the coding sequence ATGGTTGAAGTATTGAAGTACGACATAGTGATTCTTGGCTCTGGGTTAGCTGGCTTAAGGGCAGCCTTCGAGGCCGCTAGGGTTAGTAATGGTAAGCTTAGGATAGCCGTCATATCTAAGGTTCAAGCCATGAGAAGCCACTCAGTCTCCGCGGAGGGTGGTGCGAGTGCGGTCCTGTATCCTAAGGATAATGGGGATAATATAGACCTACATGCCTACGATACCGTTAAGGGCAGTGACTTCCTGGCTGATCAAGATGCGGTTGAGGTTTTAGTTAGGGAGGCTCCTAAGGAAATAATCTTCATGGATCATTTAGGCGTCCCATGGTCTAGGGATGCTCAGGGTAGGATTCTTCAAAGACCCTTCGGTGGAATGACTATACCGAGGACAACCTTCGCCCAGGATAAGAGTGGTTTCTTCCTATTAAGTACTCTATATGATAATACGCTTAGGTTTAAGAACGTTGAGATGTTTCATGAGCACTTTGCCACATCAATGATTATGCAGAATGGGGTCTTCAAGGGGTTCACGGTAATTGACCTTAAGACTGGGGAATTTAAGGTGTTCCTCGCTAAGGTAGGTATAATAGCCACGGGTGGTAATGGTAGGGTGTACGGCTTCACCACAATGGCTCACTCATCCACGGGGGATGGGTATTCACTAGCCTATAGGGCTGGGATACCGCTTAAGGACTTTGAATTCCCTCAATTCCACCCAACTGCCCTAGTCCCGAACGGTATACTGATAACTGAGGGGGCTAGGGGTGAGGGTGGTTACTTGATTAATAAGGAGGGGGAGAGGTTTATGAAGAGGTATGCACCAAGTAGGATGGAGTTGGCTCCAAGGGACATAGTTAGTAGGGCCATAGTGACGGAGTGCATGGAGGGTAGGGGTTTCATTGATGAGGAAACAGGCCTATGCTACGTGTTGCTTGATTTAAGGCACTTGGGTGAGGAGAGAATTGAAAGTAGGTTACCTATGATTAGGGAAATAGCCATGAAGACTCTTGGAATCGATCCAGTAAATGAACCTATTCCAGTTAGACCAGCAATGCACTACATGATGGGTGGAATACACGCTGATATTAATGGGCAAGTAATGCTTGATGAAACAACAACAAGGGTACCTAACCTTTGGACAGCAGGTGAGGCAGCATCTATAAGTGTTCATGGTGCTAATAGGCTAGGCAGTAACTCACTATCAGAATGCTTAGTCTGGGGTAGGATAACTGGAGCATTAGCAGCACAGTATGCCCTTAATGCATCTGAACCGGAGTTCGATGGATCAATCAAGGACCTGGCATCTAGGGAGGAGAGTAGGATATTCGATAAGTTAATTCATAAGGAGGTTGGGGGTGAGAATCCATATGAAATTAAGGCTGAGATGAATTCAACAATGGATAATAACGTTTACGTGTTTAGAGATAAAAGCACCCTTGAGGAGGCTTACACAAGCATTAAGAGGCTTAGGGAGAGGTTTACTAAGGTTAGGCTTGAGGATGACGGCAGGATATATAACCAGAACCTTAAAGACATCCTGGAATTAGACTTCCTACTTGAGCAAGCCGAGTTAATAACGATAGCTGCATTAAATAGGACTGAGTCAAGGGGTGCACACTATAGGTTAGATTACCCCAAGAGGGATGATGCCAATTGGCTTAAGCACACTCTACTCTTCTACACGGCAGGAGATAAGCCTAGAATAAGTTACTCACCGGTTAAGATAACTCGTTGGAAACCTGAGGAGAGGAAGTATTAG
- a CDS encoding orotidine 5'-phosphate decarboxylase / HUMPS family protein — protein sequence MKLQVALDLTNLDAAVDLARRLHRGGLIDVIEVGTPLIKAYGMYAVSRMRVCCPSALIFADLKTMDAGRIEVRLASENGANMASVLAAAPVDTIREFSDEARKLGLSTVVDFIGVVNVEERVKEVLNAAKVDYIGLHVGIDVQDSRKVNAEVLIDEAESIKRKYNVGVTLAGGVDAGTALKLRGRDIDIVVVGRAITSAEKPEGVAREIRRNLGLMQ from the coding sequence ATGAAACTACAGGTGGCATTGGATTTAACAAACCTAGATGCTGCCGTTGACTTGGCTAGGAGACTTCATAGGGGTGGGTTGATTGATGTTATTGAGGTTGGTACACCATTAATAAAGGCCTACGGCATGTATGCTGTATCAAGAATGAGGGTCTGCTGCCCCTCGGCGCTAATATTCGCCGACTTAAAGACAATGGACGCTGGTAGAATTGAGGTGAGGTTAGCCTCAGAGAATGGTGCAAACATGGCCAGTGTATTGGCCGCTGCCCCAGTGGATACTATAAGGGAATTCAGTGATGAGGCCAGGAAACTGGGCTTAAGCACCGTGGTTGACTTCATAGGGGTGGTTAACGTTGAGGAGAGGGTTAAGGAGGTTCTTAATGCAGCTAAGGTTGATTACATAGGCCTCCACGTGGGTATTGACGTACAGGACTCTAGGAAAGTTAACGCTGAGGTACTTATCGATGAAGCCGAGTCAATAAAGAGGAAGTATAATGTTGGGGTTACCCTGGCAGGTGGTGTTGACGCTGGAACAGCCCTTAAATTAAGGGGAAGGGACATTGATATAGTTGTAGTTGGTAGAGCCATAACCTCAGCTGAGAAGCCGGAGGGTGTGGCTAGGGAAATTAGAAGAAACCTAGGACTAATGCAGTGA
- a CDS encoding cob(I)yrinic acid a,c-diamide adenosyltransferase, whose product MGLILVYTGDGKGKTTAALGLVLRAYGHGLRSIVAHVMKTLIYRGQWVGEYSALLKMSDLVEVYYMSEEALRTPRDVFNKAIERSIMIKPFLLVLDEVNNAVNGGLMTSREVIDGLRKLPNEVNVVLTGRNAPSEFLELADLVTEFKPVKHYYDKGIVGVMGLEW is encoded by the coding sequence ATGGGTTTAATACTAGTCTACACTGGTGATGGTAAGGGTAAGACCACTGCAGCATTAGGCCTGGTGCTGAGGGCTTACGGCCATGGATTAAGGTCAATAGTTGCACACGTTATGAAGACCCTAATTTACAGAGGACAGTGGGTTGGTGAATACTCGGCATTACTTAAGATGAGTGATCTGGTTGAGGTGTATTACATGAGTGAGGAAGCCTTAAGGACCCCTAGGGATGTTTTCAACAAGGCTATTGAAAGGAGCATTATGATTAAACCCTTCCTACTAGTATTGGATGAGGTTAACAATGCAGTTAACGGTGGGTTAATGACTAGTCGTGAAGTTATTGATGGCTTAAGGAAGCTACCCAATGAGGTTAACGTCGTTTTAACAGGCCGTAATGCACCAAGTGAATTCCTTGAGTTAGCCGACCTAGTAACTGAGTTTAAGCCTGTTAAGCATTACTATGATAAGGGTATTGTGGGAGTCATGGGCCTTGAGTGGTGA
- a CDS encoding 50S ribosomal protein L13: protein MSEVKVLNKGELPKENEVVIDASNHVAGRLATVVAKLALQGKRVIIINAEKAVVTGDRNMVIDWFKRRMSEIRTHYNPEKVGPKWPRRPDRILRRIIRGMLPYKRSKGKSALKRIRIFMGVPSEYSGKAAYVIPGSMLRLRPGLKYVTLEEIWASIEPSEHEAWRKGQSMSTKAESNKQ, encoded by the coding sequence ATGAGTGAGGTTAAGGTGCTTAATAAGGGTGAATTACCCAAGGAAAATGAGGTAGTGATTGATGCATCAAACCACGTTGCAGGAAGGTTAGCAACCGTGGTTGCTAAATTAGCACTACAGGGTAAGAGGGTTATAATAATTAACGCTGAGAAGGCTGTGGTAACAGGGGATAGGAACATGGTTATTGATTGGTTTAAGAGGAGAATGAGTGAGATAAGGACTCATTATAACCCAGAGAAGGTTGGGCCAAAGTGGCCTAGGAGGCCGGATAGGATCCTTAGGAGAATTATTAGGGGTATGCTTCCGTATAAGAGGAGTAAGGGTAAGTCAGCCTTGAAGAGGATTAGAATATTCATGGGTGTACCAAGTGAATACAGCGGTAAGGCGGCTTACGTGATTCCAGGCTCAATGCTCAGGCTTAGGCCTGGTTTAAAGTACGTTACCCTTGAGGAGATTTGGGCCAGTATTGAACCTAGTGAGCATGAGGCATGGAGGAAGGGACAAAGCATGAGCACTAAGGCTGAGAGTAATAAGCAATAA
- a CDS encoding Ig-like domain-containing protein — protein sequence MFNLRKGQMSAIEAIVIVVVIVLMVIVFIRLIPSYLPTAGSEVNTLQLNALAQSLLNYIITNPGNPVYWGQNASLMNAFGLASFNSPYSLDPFKVLQLVFWDYANNASVAVSPGNIRGYCSINQINGVGFQQFLSQYGISYVTLNYLWLFTVGYPTNWVISYNQVKQLLGLGNSYDFVIVIHPLYMIRVINLTSNIAYIKVTDYSTGVAIPNATVTVQYFITSLASNNAVFYQGYSSGITNSNGVASISLPVAFNPSNYYYMVITAQTAGLKDYAYYQYPAIQIPLLTVGIVPLINSNGYSVVFADPHIFTNCLLGVSLSNPSQSALGLRVVAVYKSIYNFTTMSINFTFNPSRGSNSYPVSCTILSSSNPPNYSACYWNLPSTPMLLLVWIQRNSQGQSGSVPLSQLLVIPLGYNPDLYLVNRTIIFGYPVKYAPTGVSRALVYIGDAAYVIKLYLYYRGNAFSGLGVS from the coding sequence ATGTTTAACTTAAGGAAAGGGCAGATGAGCGCCATTGAGGCCATAGTTATTGTAGTTGTTATTGTATTAATGGTAATAGTATTCATTAGACTAATCCCCAGTTACCTACCCACGGCAGGCAGTGAGGTTAATACACTTCAATTAAACGCCCTGGCTCAAAGCCTACTAAACTACATTATCACTAATCCAGGTAATCCAGTTTACTGGGGTCAGAATGCAAGCCTAATGAATGCCTTTGGCCTAGCCTCATTTAACTCACCCTACTCCCTTGATCCATTTAAGGTACTTCAATTAGTATTCTGGGACTATGCGAATAATGCCAGTGTAGCCGTATCGCCAGGCAATATTAGGGGTTACTGCAGTATTAATCAAATAAATGGTGTGGGTTTCCAACAATTCCTAAGCCAGTACGGTATTAGCTACGTAACCTTGAATTACCTCTGGTTATTCACTGTTGGTTACCCAACGAACTGGGTGATTAGTTATAATCAGGTTAAGCAACTTCTTGGTTTAGGTAATAGTTATGACTTCGTTATTGTAATTCACCCACTCTACATGATTAGGGTAATTAACTTAACCTCAAACATAGCCTACATTAAGGTTACCGACTACTCCACCGGTGTAGCAATACCTAATGCGACGGTTACCGTGCAGTACTTTATAACATCACTGGCATCTAATAATGCTGTCTTTTACCAGGGTTACTCATCAGGAATAACCAACTCTAATGGGGTGGCTTCAATCAGCTTACCCGTAGCCTTTAACCCAAGTAATTACTACTACATGGTTATTACAGCGCAGACAGCTGGGTTGAAGGACTACGCCTACTACCAATACCCTGCTATTCAAATACCATTACTAACCGTTGGCATAGTACCCTTAATTAACAGTAATGGGTATAGCGTAGTATTCGCTGACCCACACATATTCACTAACTGCCTACTGGGGGTGAGTTTAAGTAATCCAAGTCAGTCTGCATTAGGTTTAAGGGTAGTTGCGGTATATAAGTCAATATATAATTTCACAACAATGAGCATTAACTTCACCTTTAACCCATCTAGGGGTAGTAATAGTTACCCAGTTTCATGCACGATCTTAAGTAGTAGTAATCCTCCTAATTACTCAGCCTGCTACTGGAACCTACCCAGCACACCCATGCTTCTACTGGTTTGGATTCAGAGGAATAGCCAAGGCCAAAGTGGCTCAGTACCCTTAAGTCAATTACTGGTAATACCCTTAGGCTATAACCCGGACTTATACTTAGTGAATAGGACAATAATCTTCGGTTACCCAGTTAAGTACGCACCCACTGGTGTGTCTAGGGCTTTAGTCTACATTGGTGATGCAGCCTACGTGATTAAGCTTTACCTATACTATAGGGGTAACGCCTTCAGCGGATTAGGGGTGAGTTAA